In Spirosoma aureum, a single genomic region encodes these proteins:
- the mnmD gene encoding tRNA (5-methylaminomethyl-2-thiouridine)(34)-methyltransferase MnmD, whose translation MKADVRLVITADGSHTAINQVLNKTYHSIHGAYQESQRVYIELGLYAALKMFPHNPLRIFEMGFGTGLNALLTAREAEIHQHQVFYTAIEAYPMPIEEIRQLNYDQFLGTSYLINLHESSWNEPVEINPCFSLTKLESNLQELQTDERFHLIYYDAFAPTAQPELWEPEIFQQMANLLLPGGMMTTYCSRSYVQRNMRAAGLTVEKHPGPAHKRDILRAIRPM comes from the coding sequence ATGAAAGCTGATGTTCGGTTAGTGATTACTGCTGATGGTTCACACACCGCTATAAACCAGGTGCTCAATAAAACGTATCATTCTATACACGGCGCTTATCAGGAGTCGCAGCGGGTTTACATTGAGCTGGGCTTGTATGCTGCGCTAAAAATGTTTCCTCATAACCCTCTCCGCATCTTTGAAATGGGCTTCGGGACAGGGTTGAACGCCCTGCTAACTGCTCGAGAGGCCGAAATACATCAACATCAGGTTTTTTACACCGCAATTGAGGCATATCCAATGCCAATAGAAGAGATTCGGCAGTTAAATTATGATCAATTCCTGGGTACATCCTATTTGATCAATCTGCACGAATCGTCCTGGAACGAGCCTGTTGAGATCAATCCCTGTTTTAGTTTGACCAAACTGGAAAGCAATCTTCAGGAGCTGCAAACCGACGAACGTTTTCATTTGATTTATTACGATGCGTTTGCTCCTACAGCACAGCCTGAATTGTGGGAGCCTGAAATCTTTCAGCAAATGGCAAACTTGTTGCTTCCTGGCGGTATGATGACCACATACTGTTCGAGGAGTTATGTACAGCGTAATATGCGAGCCGCTGGTTTAACCGTTGAAAAGCATCCCGGTCCAGCCCATAAACGCGATATTCTAAGGGCAATTAGGCCAATGTAA
- a CDS encoding DUF4293 domain-containing protein encodes MIQRIQTIFLFLIAVAMGVALANPLWEKAGLQAPEMARLTALEFSQQQRASEQAGIPAQVAPTTVVTSVWYLGLLLGLVALSALYAIFQYRNRLTQTALCAVNALMLTAIMGIVLYRTLYAGKEYGNPADQGNFLTGFYAIIAALVFNALANRFIRRDEKMVRDSDRLR; translated from the coding sequence ATGATCCAACGCATTCAAACGATATTTTTGTTTCTTATTGCCGTTGCAATGGGGGTCGCTTTAGCTAATCCACTTTGGGAAAAAGCAGGATTGCAAGCCCCCGAAATGGCACGTCTAACAGCTTTAGAATTCAGTCAACAACAACGTGCTTCCGAGCAGGCGGGTATTCCGGCACAAGTAGCTCCCACTACTGTTGTCACATCAGTCTGGTACCTGGGCCTTCTGCTGGGCTTGGTAGCGCTGTCTGCGCTGTATGCCATTTTTCAATACCGCAACCGCCTTACCCAAACAGCCCTTTGCGCGGTAAATGCCCTGATGTTGACAGCGATCATGGGTATTGTACTTTACCGGACGCTCTATGCAGGTAAAGAATACGGCAATCCGGCCGATCAGGGTAATTTCCTGACAGGCTTTTATGCCATTATTGCAGCTCTGGTTTTCAACGCCCTAGCCAACCGATTCATTCGTCGGGACGAAAAAATGGTTCGGGATTCGGACCGGCTACGATAG
- a CDS encoding phosphatase PAP2 family protein, with amino-acid sequence MVVDFLRKNRFFFLPYGMALIILGVLQLIYTQAQLMQWVNVRNNPVADAFFTYATYMGDGAFFVVACLIVLIYNRRLGFVAFASFALSSLSSLFLKTIVFPNSPRPLKFFEHSTFEYHMIKGLDIHSYNSFPSGHTTSAFALFGLLAFLDPNKKRGYFFVLLGFLTGYSRVYLFQHFVEDVYVGSLVGTLSSVIIYLFLYRWMKGRESRE; translated from the coding sequence ATGGTAGTTGATTTCCTGCGAAAAAATCGATTTTTCTTCCTGCCTTACGGCATGGCCCTGATCATTCTGGGAGTTCTGCAGTTGATTTATACGCAAGCTCAATTGATGCAATGGGTTAATGTTCGGAATAATCCGGTAGCCGATGCGTTTTTTACCTATGCTACCTACATGGGTGATGGCGCCTTTTTTGTCGTTGCCTGCCTAATTGTCCTGATCTATAATAGACGCCTAGGCTTCGTTGCTTTTGCCAGTTTTGCCCTGTCTTCCCTGTCTTCGCTGTTCTTGAAAACGATTGTTTTTCCCAATTCACCCCGGCCGTTAAAGTTTTTTGAACACTCTACTTTTGAGTATCATATGATTAAAGGGCTTGATATACACAGCTATAATAGTTTTCCATCGGGACATACGACATCCGCTTTTGCCTTGTTTGGCTTATTGGCCTTTCTTGATCCAAATAAAAAACGAGGCTATTTTTTTGTGCTATTAGGCTTTTTAACGGGCTACTCAAGGGTGTATTTATTCCAGCATTTTGTGGAAGATGTGTATGTGGGCTCACTGGTTGGGACACTATCTTCGGTGATCATCTATTTGTTTTTATATCGATGGATGAAAGGTCGCGAATCTAGAGAGTAA
- a CDS encoding gliding motility lipoprotein GldH, giving the protein MKQLGLLVFTALLVLGCDMNAGNAVYKEYTDIEDGKWYIKNAPTFTFTIEDVSVPYNIYYNLRNSLSYGYYNLYLTRYLRDSSGKEIESRLDELLLMDPKTGKPNGDGLGDLFDHKFLMKRDYRFPKPGKYTIQLKQYMRQDPLLNIQSVGITVEKATPAN; this is encoded by the coding sequence ATGAAACAACTGGGTTTATTGGTATTCACCGCATTGCTGGTGTTGGGGTGTGATATGAACGCTGGAAATGCGGTTTATAAAGAATATACAGATATTGAAGATGGTAAGTGGTACATTAAAAACGCACCGACTTTTACCTTTACGATAGAGGATGTCTCCGTTCCGTATAATATCTATTATAACCTGCGAAATAGTCTTTCCTATGGCTATTATAACCTTTACCTGACTCGTTATTTACGCGATTCCAGCGGTAAAGAAATCGAATCCCGGCTCGACGAATTGCTCCTGATGGACCCCAAGACTGGAAAACCCAATGGCGATGGCCTCGGTGATCTCTTCGACCATAAGTTTCTAATGAAGCGCGACTATCGGTTTCCCAAACCTGGTAAATACACCATTCAGCTTAAACAATACATGCGGCAAGATCCGTTACTCAATATTCAGAGTGTAGGCATTACGGTTGAAAAAGCGACGCCTGCCAACTAA
- a CDS encoding BlaI/MecI/CopY family transcriptional regulator translates to MEKLTAKEEEVMQVLWKMEQGYVKDMVPQFTNPPLHYNTVSTIVRNLEEKGYVGHRAYGNTHEYYPIISKETYQNRFVLKKVVDDYFDNSYKNLVSYFAKNEKISADELREILAMIEQKK, encoded by the coding sequence ATGGAAAAGTTAACCGCTAAAGAAGAAGAAGTCATGCAGGTGCTCTGGAAAATGGAACAGGGCTATGTAAAAGATATGGTTCCCCAGTTTACCAACCCTCCTCTGCACTATAACACCGTTTCGACCATTGTTCGCAACCTCGAAGAAAAAGGATATGTTGGGCACCGGGCTTATGGGAATACCCATGAGTATTATCCGATCATAAGCAAGGAAACGTATCAGAACCGATTCGTACTCAAGAAAGTGGTTGATGATTATTTTGATAACTCCTACAAAAATCTGGTCAGTTATTTCGCAAAGAACGAGAAGATTTCTGCCGATGAACTGCGGGAAATTCTGGCCATGATCGAACAAAAAAAATAG